The Solanum lycopersicum chromosome 9, SLM_r2.1 genome window below encodes:
- the LOC138338556 gene encoding uncharacterized protein has product MDFVVGLPTTVGGYESIWVVVDRLTKAAHFILVQVKYTTEKLTELYISQIVRPHGVPISIISDRGSLFTSHFWKALQYGLDSTESYVDRRVRALVFMEGDHVWLQVSPMKFVMRLGKKSKLSPRFIRPFEILSRVGEVAYKLAYILNESYVLSLDYGELGQDLTFEEESIAILDRQVRKLRTKGDYFSEGVVEVSVGGRVNLGDRV; this is encoded by the exons atggactttgttgtgggtttgcctaccacagtgggtggttatgaatctatttgggttgttgttgataggctgaccaaggCTGCCCACTTCATTTTAGTGCAGGTGAAGTATACGACAGAAAAGTTAACCgagctatatatcagtcagattgtgcgaccacatggagttcctatttctatcatatcagatcgaggttcactatttacttctcacttctggaaggcattacaatATGGTCTCG ATTCGACAGAAAGTTATGTAGACCGCAGAGTTAGAGCcttagtgtttatggagggtgatcatgtttggctccaaGTATCACCTATGAAGTTTGTGATGAGGCTTGGAAAGAAGagcaagcttagccctaggttcattagaccttttgagattttgagccgagtgggagaggtggcttatAAGTTGGCG TATATTCTGAATGAATCTTATGTGCTTTCACTTGATTATGGTGAGCTGGGTCAAGACTTAACATTTGAGGAGGAGTCTATAGCTATATTAGATAGGCAAGTccgaaagcttaggaccaaagGAGATTATTTCAGTGAAGGTGTAGTGGAAGTATCAGTCGGTGGGAGAGTCAACTTGGGAGACAGAGTCTGA